TGGGAATATGAGCCACATTGCCCACCACCATCAGCACGGCCATGGTTTCCCCAAATGCACGAGAAACGCCGAGCCCAATGGCGGAGATTATTCCCGGATATGCTTTTCGCAATAGCACTTTTTTTACTGTTTGCCATCGTGTAGCACCAAGTGATAGCGAAGCTTCAAGCAACTCATCGGGAACAGTGTGGAACACATCAATGAGTATATTCAGAATAAATGGGATTATCATTACGGCAAGCACAATGGCACCAGCCAGAACAGTAAAGCCCGATGATTGGTAACCCAGCAGCGGCGCCACGTAGTGTGATACGAATGGCACTACTATTAAAATTCCCCACAAACCGTAAATAACAGAGG
This genomic interval from Williamwhitmania sp. contains the following:
- a CDS encoding ABC transporter permease subunit, which codes for SVIYGLWGILIVVPFVSHYVAPLLGYQSSGFTVLAGAIVLAVMIIPFILNILIDVFHTVPDELLEASLSLGATRWQTVKKVLLRKAYPGIISAIGLGVSRAFGETMAVLMVVGNVAHIPNGLFSPGYPLPALIANNYGEMLSIPLYDSALMLAALVLFVVVMLFNFGSRLAIIRLEKNM